Below is a genomic region from Methylobacterium sp. FF17.
AGCCACAGCGTCGGGTGCCATGCCTTGTTCATCAAGGCACCGGCTTCCAGGCGCATGCGTGCCTCGAGGATGCACGGGGGCCGGCAGACGAGGCGCCCGCCCGTATGGATCATGGCCGACAAGATGTCCTTGCCATCCGTCAGCGCCTTCTCCTGGACCGAAGCCGCGCGAGACTTGAGGACGAGAGCGCTACCTTCGGTGGCGATGAGGTCCTGCCAAGAGGCGACCGGCTGGCCCCGATTGGCATCGAGATAGCCTTGATGGGTCGGGCCGACGTCGTAGCCCTTGAGCGTGAGACCGCCGGCGCCGGCCGAGCGCGGCGTCTGGGCAGCGGCCGGAAGCAGATAACCACGCGTATCGAACAGGTCGCCCTTGGGGGCCGCAGACGAGACGAACGACGGCATCGAGGCGAAGGTCATGCCGTCCGAGAGGCTATAGCCCTCGTATGCGGTCCCAGCCGCGCCGGCTGCGTTGATCGCGACGCCGCCGATGATGCTAGCGCCGGGGACCGGGGTGGGGGCCGGCGGCGTCACGACACCACCGCCGGTGGGAAGCCCGGTCGATAGATCGACGCCTACGAGACCGGAAGCACGAGCACGGGGATCGGCCAGGTTCACTGCTGGCACGCGATCAGCCGATGCCGGCCCCGTATAGAAGTCCGTCAGGGGCCCCCGTCTTATGGAAGCGTTCTTCCGCCTGAATGGCGTACCGAAGCGCACATAGACCCTATGGCCCTGCGTACTCAGAAAGATCTGTTCACCTGGCGCCAGGATGCGAGAGTTCACCCGCGTATTGGCAGGCGGCGTTGCTGATGTGAGGTAGGCAACCGCCTGTTCGCCGGCCAGTTCGATGACCAGGGGCGTCGGACCAAGATCGGTCCACCCGTCGTCCGTGAACGTGACCACACCGCCGGTGGGTAGCCCGGTCGACAGATCGACGCCTACGAGGCCGGTAGCACGGGCGCGGGGATCGGCCAGGTTCACTGCTGCCACGCGATCAGCCGATGCTGGCCCCGTGTAGAAGTCCGTCAGGGGCCCTCGTCTCACAGCGGCGTTCTTCCGCCTGAATGGCGTACCGAAGCGCACGTAGACCCTAAGGCCCGGCGTGCTCAGAAAGATCTGTTCACCTGGCGCCAGGATGCGGGAGTTCACCCGCGTATTGGCAGGCGGCGTTGCTGATGTGAGGAAGGTAACCGCCTGTTCGCCGGCCAGCTCGATGACCAGGGGCGTCGGACCAAGATCGGTCCACCCGTCATCCGTGAAAGATACTACGTCGGCCAAGATCAAAACCCTCCTGATAGCAGGACGAATAGTGCGGAGCCCGCGAGGGCGGCCGTTTCGATGAGCTGAGCGGAGCGGACCAGGTTCGGCCGGAGGCGAGTGGCGGACACCGTGTTGGGCGCCCAGCGCGATCCGAGGGCGACACGGACCACGAGCTGGCGGGCGCGATCCTCGCCGGGCACGTCGAACACGTAGGCCAGCTCGGCGGCCGTCTCGTCCCAGAGGACGGCCTTCGCAGTGCCGATCGTCTCCGGCAGACGGCGCACCAGGCGCGCGACCTCCGGGGTGCTCGACACCGCCGGGCTCAGGATCTCGGGCGCCGTGGCGGCATCCACCGCGATCGCGCCGCTCCCGAGCCGCACGCCATTCCGATCGAGCGCGTCGAGGACCGGACGTGATACCGCCCCGACCGACCAAGGCGATTGGTCGACCGGCTGCCTCCGCGAGGCGCGATCAAGCCAGGGTTCGAACTCATCGGCGAGGCGGCGCGCCGGCCATTCCGGCGCCGCGATCGCGGAGGCCGACAGGACCGGGGGCGCGTCGGAGAGCTTCTGAGCCACCACCGAGGCGCGCCAGCCAGCCTTGCCGGGGTTATAGGCCCAACCCGGATCGATGCCGTCCGGCACCCGCGTGATCTGTCCGGTGCGGTGGTTGACGAAGGTCCGGCTGGTCTCGGGGGGCGGCGTGAACTTGAGCTGGGGCCGCAGGCGCTCGACATCGCGCAGTGACAGGCTCTGAAGGGTGCACTGGCACCCGAAACCGTTCTGCGGCCCCCAGACGTCCCAGTAGGGATCGTCGACCGGCAGACAGAGGTTGTGGCGGTCGAGGTGCGCCTTGCGCCGATCCTTGCCGACCAGGAGCGAGACGTAGCGCAGGACCGGGCGGGCCCTCTTGTTCCGCTCGAACTGTTCCCAGTGTCCCGAGGCGTAGGACACCCGCATGTTGGTCTCGAAGATCGTGCGCAGGCGCCGCGTCGAGCCCAGCGTGCGCTCCTGGATCTCGCCGCTGGTCGGGTCGACCACTTCCTTGCGGCCCCACCACCCCTTGGCTTCCAGGACCGGCCGAAGATCCTGGGCGAAGTCCTGGAAGGTCCGACCTTGCGCCAGCGCGTCGACCAGGGCGCCGTGGATGTCCTTCAGGATGTCGAACCCGGCCGACTTCGCCACGGTGAACATGGCGGCATGCTCAGCCTGCCAGGCGTCCTGCCAGGAGAACGTGGGATCGAAGCGCTGACCTCGACGCTGAAGCGCGGCGATCGCCTCGGCCGGCGGGAGCGGGGTCAGCGTCGGCTGCGCCATGGTCAGGCCCCGTCCGACAGGGGCTGATTGATCTCGCCGGCGAGCCGAGCAGAGAAGGCGGCTCGCGCCAGCATCTCGCCAAGCACACTCGGGTCCATGCTGGCGAAGTGCAGGGCCAGCATCGCCTCCGCTTCGGCGAGAGAGGCGCAGGCCGCGATCTTGGGGCCGAGCCCGTCGACCATCGGTGCCACCATCCGCTCCCAGCCTTCATCGGAGAGGATCTGGTCGATCGACGCGTCCACCGCGTCGGACCTCTGCGCGAGGGCGTCGTTGAAGGCGGCTTGAAGGGCGACAGGAAGCGCGCCTGGCGCGGGCTGTGCGCCAGGTAGTCCCGGCATCACCGGCGCAGCGGCCGGGGCGATCAGGACAGCCGCGCCGGCGTCCGGATCGGGGAAGCCCATCATGTCGGCGACATCCGACACCTGGACCCGCAGGCCCATGGGCACGAGTTCCTTCAACCCGTCGATCGTCGTCTTGAGATCCTTGCGGTCCTCGCGGCCGATGCGGATGCGGGGGTAGGCCTTGGTGGTCCCGGCCCCGTAGGCGAGGTCGATCCAGGGCCAGACCAAGTCGCGGTTGAGGGTGGCGGACAGCGCCTTCGCGTCGGCGCGCTCGATGTCTTCCTGGACCTGACGATGCTCCTGGCCGACCGCGTGGCCGCCGGCGATCGCGTCGGTGGTCGCGGTCTGGCCGAGCACGCCCTTCGAGATCTGCTGGTCCAGCCAGTCCGCGCGGGCCTTGTAGATGTCGGCGTTCGAGGCGGCCGCCTTCAGCTCCACGAACTCGATCGTCATGCTCTGCGGGATGATCGCCGCACAGTCGCCAGCGATGTTCGCCACCGCGTCGAAGAGGATGTCCTTCTCCGGGCCGGTGGCGTTGCTCTCGTACTTCCCGACCCGGATCGGCTGACCATAGGTCTGGGTGAAGATCGCCCAGTCCCGCAGGGTGAAGCTCTTGAACATCCAGCTCCAGCACGCGAGGCGCGCGATGCCGGAGCGGATCGGCAGGCCGGACTTGGCCGCGATCCGGGTATGGATGAACTTGCTGGCCGGCAGCGGCACGTCGCCGGTCTCGGTGCGCAGGAGCGGCGTGCGCCCATCCACCAGGTCGAAGGTGAACCATCGCGGATCGCGCCATTCGAGCCGGGTCGGCTCCCACTGGCCCATGGACGTGTCCCAGATGATCTCGGTGTAGGACACGCCCTTGCCGATGGCGTCGAGGATGTCGAACAGCTCGTCGTGCAGCTCGTCGCGCAGGAGCCACGTGCGGATCATGTCCGCCTTCTCGACGTCGACCGGATCGTCCGAGGCTGCGTCGACCTGGATCTTGAGCTGGGCGACGGACCGCTTCCGGGTGCCGAGCACGCCGACGTAGTGGAGGTCTCGCTCCTCCACGATCTCGGCCAGCTCCAGGTAGCGCAGCGGCAAGCCCTGGTCGGCCTCACGCATGATCATGGCGACGCGCTGAGGCGTCAGGCCATCGGCATGGGAGCCGGACAGGACGCTGCGCACGCCGCTGAGCGTGGGCCCGGCGATCGCCTTGGTCAGCACCTCGCGGCGCGCGGGACGGCCATCAGGGCCGAGGATGACAACGGGGGCGTCGGCCATGGTCAGAGGCCTCCTCTGAGGCGGGCGCCGAGCGGCTGACGAGAGAGCGGATCGGGAAGATCATCCGCCTCGTAGTCGTCCGACCGCATGCGTGAGTTGTGGCCCAGCAGGGCGGAGCGCGGCGCGGCGCGGTAGCCGTACTCCACGGTAGGGCCGCCGGCGGCATGGATGCCGAGGAAGGCAGCCCAGGTGCGATCGGCGTGATCGTCATCGCGCTCGGCCACGAAGCGCGGCGCGCCGGTGGCGGATGCCACCCGGCGGAGCTTGTGCAGATCCGCCCGGAGCGCCGGGTCACCTTCCCGGATCCGGACGGTGCGATCCTCGAACCGTTCCTTACCGGCCGTCGCCATGATGAGCTTCGAGGGGCCGGTGAACAGCACGCCTTCGATCCGGCTGCCGTAGCGGCGCTGGGCATCCTCGACCACCTTCTCGCCCATGCCAGTCTGATCGATGCAGGCTCGGGCGACGCGGTAGCGCTCCATCACGCCGTCGAAGGCTTCGTCCATCTCCGCGAAGGTGGCGCGCTTCTGTTCGATCCGCTCGCGCTCCCAGAGCACGTCGCCGATCTGCTCCCAGACCCAGATCACGTGGAGATCGTTGCGCCGGCCGATGTCGCGGCCGACGAAGCATACGCCGCCCTGGTAGCCTTCAGGGTCGCCGGCGGTCGGATCTTCGCAGGACGTGATGAGATCGTAGGACAGCCAAGCGCTGGCCTCATCGAGCCACTTCAGCTCGAATTCCTGGGCCCAGGCATCGTCGTCGCCGATGCCCTCGCGCAGGGCGTCGATGTCACGAGGCAGCCCGTCCCGGACGGCCTGGTAGATGTCCACGATGTGCCGGGACCAGCGCTCATCCTTGCCGGTGGCCAGCTCGTAGAACTTGTTGCCCTTGCCGTTGGGCGTCGAGGTGACCCGGAGCTTCCAGCCGGCGGAAATGACCGGGAACAGCGCCTTCCAGATCGCACCGCTATCCTTGTGGAAGGCGAACTCGTCGAGGAAGACGTTGGCCGAGAAGCCGCGCGCCGTGTCCGGGTTGGCCGGCAGCGCCGTGATCTTCGAGCCGCCCGGCAAGGTGACTTCCAGGGCCTTGTAGCTCCCGGCCTCGCCCTTCCAGTCGAAGTCGACGGCGTCGAAAGCCATGTTGAAGGCTGCCGCGTGGCGCTTCACGCCTTCGTTCATGGCCTCGGCCGCCTGGCGTTCGCCGCGCGAGAGGATGACCCAGCGCGCACGCCGGCCCTCGACGGCGGCCGCGAAGCAATCGTCCACGATCTCCAGTGTGGTGGTGAACGTCTTGCCGGTCTGACGGGCGAACATGCCCAGCTTGAACCGGGCCGGATCGCGCATCCATCTCTGCTGGTAGGCGTGGAGCGGGACGGCGATCATCAGTCGAAGATCCCGTAGACGTCCTGACGGATCTTCTTCAGCACCGCCGCCGCGTCGACCGGATGCCCGGCCTCGGTCACCTGGCCGACAGCTGCCTCTGCCGCCTTCATCACGCGGGCCTTCGTCTCGGCCTCGACCTTCTGCCGGCGATCCGTGCTGATCTTCTGAGCCGACACGGTCGCCTGGAAGGCGCGCGCCAGTTCCATGGCTTCCTTCGGCCCCTTGATCCCGGAGCCGTCGCCGGCCAGCTCGATGATGAGCGTCTTGATGAATTCGCCGAGGATCACGGTGTTCTCGTCGACGTCGGCCGCCGTGAACTGGCTCGACACGCCGTCGAACATCGCCCGCGCTTCCTGCATCCGGCGCACGGCGGCCGCCCGGTTCACGCTGTGCCGGCTGAAGGCGGATTTCGAGATGCCCTCGATCCCCTTGGCCTCCAGACGGTCGTTCAGCTCGAACAGGATGTCCGCCTGGGTCCGCTTGCGCTGGGCCAGCTCCTGGGTCGCCCAGACGATGTCGTCGGCTGCCTCTTCCGGCAGCATGTCGATCGCGGAGAGGC
It encodes:
- a CDS encoding DUF3486 family protein → MAERRRLSAIDMLPEEAADDIVWATQELAQRKRTQADILFELNDRLEAKGIEGISKSAFSRHSVNRAAAVRRMQEARAMFDGVSSQFTAADVDENTVILGEFIKTLIIELAGDGSGIKGPKEAMELARAFQATVSAQKISTDRRQKVEAETKARVMKAAEAAVGQVTEAGHPVDAAAVLKKIRQDVYGIFD
- a CDS encoding terminase large subunit domain-containing protein; translated protein: MIAVPLHAYQQRWMRDPARFKLGMFARQTGKTFTTTLEIVDDCFAAAVEGRRARWVILSRGERQAAEAMNEGVKRHAAAFNMAFDAVDFDWKGEAGSYKALEVTLPGGSKITALPANPDTARGFSANVFLDEFAFHKDSGAIWKALFPVISAGWKLRVTSTPNGKGNKFYELATGKDERWSRHIVDIYQAVRDGLPRDIDALREGIGDDDAWAQEFELKWLDEASAWLSYDLITSCEDPTAGDPEGYQGGVCFVGRDIGRRNDLHVIWVWEQIGDVLWERERIEQKRATFAEMDEAFDGVMERYRVARACIDQTGMGEKVVEDAQRRYGSRIEGVLFTGPSKLIMATAGKERFEDRTVRIREGDPALRADLHKLRRVASATGAPRFVAERDDDHADRTWAAFLGIHAAGGPTVEYGYRAAPRSALLGHNSRMRSDDYEADDLPDPLSRQPLGARLRGGL
- a CDS encoding phage head morphogenesis protein, producing MAQPTLTPLPPAEAIAALQRRGQRFDPTFSWQDAWQAEHAAMFTVAKSAGFDILKDIHGALVDALAQGRTFQDFAQDLRPVLEAKGWWGRKEVVDPTSGEIQERTLGSTRRLRTIFETNMRVSYASGHWEQFERNKRARPVLRYVSLLVGKDRRKAHLDRHNLCLPVDDPYWDVWGPQNGFGCQCTLQSLSLRDVERLRPQLKFTPPPETSRTFVNHRTGQITRVPDGIDPGWAYNPGKAGWRASVVAQKLSDAPPVLSASAIAAPEWPARRLADEFEPWLDRASRRQPVDQSPWSVGAVSRPVLDALDRNGVRLGSGAIAVDAATAPEILSPAVSSTPEVARLVRRLPETIGTAKAVLWDETAAELAYVFDVPGEDRARQLVVRVALGSRWAPNTVSATRLRPNLVRSAQLIETAALAGSALFVLLSGGF
- a CDS encoding DUF935 domain-containing protein, producing MADAPVVILGPDGRPARREVLTKAIAGPTLSGVRSVLSGSHADGLTPQRVAMIMREADQGLPLRYLELAEIVEERDLHYVGVLGTRKRSVAQLKIQVDAASDDPVDVEKADMIRTWLLRDELHDELFDILDAIGKGVSYTEIIWDTSMGQWEPTRLEWRDPRWFTFDLVDGRTPLLRTETGDVPLPASKFIHTRIAAKSGLPIRSGIARLACWSWMFKSFTLRDWAIFTQTYGQPIRVGKYESNATGPEKDILFDAVANIAGDCAAIIPQSMTIEFVELKAAASNADIYKARADWLDQQISKGVLGQTATTDAIAGGHAVGQEHRQVQEDIERADAKALSATLNRDLVWPWIDLAYGAGTTKAYPRIRIGREDRKDLKTTIDGLKELVPMGLRVQVSDVADMMGFPDPDAGAAVLIAPAAAPVMPGLPGAQPAPGALPVALQAAFNDALAQRSDAVDASIDQILSDEGWERMVAPMVDGLGPKIAACASLAEAEAMLALHFASMDPSVLGEMLARAAFSARLAGEINQPLSDGA